Proteins co-encoded in one Rhodococcus sp. PAMC28707 genomic window:
- a CDS encoding bifunctional NUDIX hydrolase/histidine phosphatase family protein: MASRSTPLPDDIFAAGAVLWQKSQGVNGEISVALVHRPKYDDWSFPKGKIDPGETAVVAAVREVEEETGFAARFGRYLSKVTYPVPGHRRMKKVDYWAAEAYDGKFEPNDEVDELRWVSPTEASEELSYPMDRKILRRFLEKPPNTDTVLLVRHGRAGRRSRYKGDDTLRPLDKVGQSQADALVAQLLAFGADRVHSADRRRCVQTVQPLADRLGEEIILEPLLSEEGYWEDPAGARERARAIASAGGVRAICSQGKVIPDLLQSWADEDGVKLPPNRNRKGSVWVLSLHGGRLIAADHLASPLPVVPAVD, encoded by the coding sequence ATGGCAAGCCGCAGCACGCCACTGCCTGACGACATCTTTGCCGCCGGGGCGGTTCTGTGGCAGAAATCTCAGGGCGTGAACGGGGAGATCAGCGTCGCACTCGTTCACCGGCCGAAGTACGACGACTGGTCTTTTCCGAAAGGAAAGATCGATCCAGGAGAGACTGCGGTGGTGGCGGCCGTTCGCGAGGTCGAGGAGGAGACCGGGTTCGCCGCACGCTTCGGGCGATATCTGTCGAAGGTCACATATCCCGTTCCCGGGCATAGACGGATGAAGAAGGTCGACTACTGGGCGGCAGAAGCGTACGACGGCAAGTTCGAACCGAACGACGAAGTCGACGAGCTCCGCTGGGTTTCACCGACCGAAGCATCGGAAGAGCTGTCTTACCCGATGGATCGGAAGATTCTCCGTAGATTTCTCGAGAAGCCGCCCAACACCGACACCGTCCTTCTCGTCAGACATGGGCGCGCTGGGCGACGCTCACGTTACAAAGGCGACGACACATTGCGGCCGCTGGACAAGGTCGGACAATCTCAGGCCGACGCGCTGGTGGCTCAGCTCTTGGCATTCGGAGCCGACCGCGTCCACTCTGCCGACAGACGCCGTTGTGTTCAGACAGTGCAACCTTTGGCCGATCGGCTCGGCGAAGAGATCATCTTGGAGCCGCTGCTCTCCGAGGAGGGCTACTGGGAGGATCCCGCGGGTGCGCGCGAGCGTGCACGTGCGATCGCGTCGGCGGGTGGTGTCCGAGCGATATGCAGCCAGGGGAAGGTCATCCCGGATCTGTTGCAGTCGTGGGCCGATGAGGACGGCGTGAAACTCCCGCCGAACCGGAACCGCAAGGGCAGCGTCTGGGTACTCTCACTCCACGGTGGTCGGTTGATTGCGGCAGACCACCTTGCCAGTCCATTACCGGTGGTTCCGGCCGTGGACTGA
- a CDS encoding RNA degradosome polyphosphate kinase has product MGDDRTVSNSEGPAAAAGSSESDGSTDTVQSSALPTNPTPGNPTSLPATTALDSLDAADALPENRYLNRELSWLDFNSRVLALAEDSSLPLLERAKFLAIFASNLDEFYMVRVAGLKRRDETGLSVRSADGLTPREQLALIGERTQQLAHRHARVLLDAILPELTSEGIAIIRWSDLDADERERLSGYFHEQVFPVLTPLAVDPAHPFPYISGLSLNLAVTVKDYATSGEHFARVKVPDNVDRFVRVRRGDGSHRIDAFLSMEEVISAHLDVLFPGMDVVESHAFRITRNADFEVEEDRDEDLLQALERELARRRFGSPVRLEIADDMTEHMLELLLRELDVDPSDVIQVPGLLDLSCLWQVYGVDRPNLKDAPFVPATHPAFGERETPKSVFSTLRDGDVLVHHPYDSFSTSIQRFIEQAAADPQVLAIKQTLYRTSGDSPIVNALVDAAGAGKQVVALVEIKARFDEQANIEWARKLEKAGVHVVYGLVGLKTHCKTCLVVRREGSVIRRYCHIGTGNYNPKTARIYEDVGLLTSSPEIGADLTDLFNSLTGYSRKTSYRNLLVAPYGVRRGIVERIEGEIERKLAGGEAGIRLKANALVDEQVIDALYRASAAGVSVQVVVRGICALKPGVPGLSENIEVRSILGRFLEHSRVLNFRGADEFWIGSADMMHRNLDRRVEVMAQVKDPRLTHQLDEIFESALDPTTRCWELRADGGWAASPAHGEKVREHQQELMRSRRNQAS; this is encoded by the coding sequence ATGGGGGATGATCGGACGGTGAGCAACAGTGAAGGACCAGCCGCCGCCGCCGGATCGTCAGAGTCCGACGGCAGCACCGACACAGTGCAGTCGAGTGCACTACCGACGAACCCGACGCCAGGTAATCCCACATCGCTTCCCGCGACTACTGCGCTCGATTCCCTGGACGCCGCGGACGCACTGCCCGAGAACCGGTACCTGAACCGGGAATTGAGCTGGCTCGACTTCAACTCCCGCGTCCTCGCGCTCGCGGAGGATTCATCTCTCCCGCTTCTGGAGCGAGCGAAGTTCCTCGCCATCTTCGCGTCCAATCTGGACGAGTTCTACATGGTGCGAGTTGCGGGCTTGAAGCGCCGCGACGAGACAGGATTGTCGGTCCGCTCCGCGGACGGTCTCACACCGCGTGAACAATTGGCTCTGATCGGCGAGCGCACTCAACAGCTCGCACACCGCCATGCTCGCGTCCTCCTCGACGCCATACTCCCCGAACTGACTTCCGAAGGCATTGCGATCATCCGTTGGTCCGATCTCGATGCGGACGAGAGGGAGCGTCTGTCCGGTTATTTCCACGAACAAGTGTTTCCGGTCCTCACCCCGCTCGCCGTCGACCCGGCTCACCCGTTCCCCTACATCAGCGGGTTGAGCCTCAATCTTGCTGTGACAGTGAAGGACTACGCCACCTCGGGTGAGCACTTCGCGCGCGTCAAGGTACCGGACAATGTCGATCGTTTCGTTCGAGTACGACGCGGCGACGGCAGCCATCGCATCGATGCCTTTCTGTCGATGGAGGAAGTGATCTCCGCACATCTCGATGTGTTGTTCCCTGGTATGGACGTGGTGGAAAGCCACGCCTTCCGCATCACTCGCAACGCCGACTTCGAGGTAGAGGAAGATCGCGACGAGGATCTCCTCCAAGCATTGGAGCGCGAACTCGCGCGTCGCAGATTCGGCTCTCCCGTTCGACTCGAGATCGCAGACGACATGACCGAGCACATGCTCGAATTGCTGCTGCGCGAGTTGGACGTCGACCCCAGTGACGTGATTCAGGTTCCAGGCTTGCTCGACCTCTCGTGCCTGTGGCAGGTATACGGCGTGGACCGGCCGAACCTCAAGGATGCGCCTTTCGTCCCTGCAACGCATCCAGCGTTCGGGGAACGTGAAACACCCAAAAGTGTCTTCTCCACCCTTCGCGACGGGGACGTATTGGTGCATCACCCATACGATTCTTTCTCCACCAGCATTCAGCGCTTCATCGAGCAGGCCGCGGCCGACCCTCAGGTTCTCGCCATCAAGCAAACTCTGTATCGAACATCCGGTGACTCCCCCATCGTCAACGCTCTCGTCGATGCCGCAGGCGCGGGCAAGCAGGTGGTGGCACTCGTGGAGATCAAGGCGCGATTCGACGAGCAAGCCAACATCGAATGGGCACGCAAGCTCGAAAAGGCAGGGGTCCATGTCGTGTATGGGCTCGTAGGGCTGAAAACGCACTGCAAGACGTGCTTGGTGGTTCGCCGCGAAGGCTCTGTGATCAGACGGTACTGCCACATCGGAACCGGTAACTACAACCCGAAGACCGCTCGAATCTACGAGGACGTGGGCTTGTTGACCTCCTCGCCCGAGATCGGCGCCGATCTCACGGATCTGTTCAACTCTTTGACGGGGTACTCGCGAAAGACCAGTTATCGCAACCTCCTCGTTGCTCCCTACGGAGTGCGCCGGGGCATCGTGGAACGTATCGAAGGCGAGATCGAGCGCAAGCTGGCGGGCGGCGAGGCGGGAATTCGGCTCAAGGCCAACGCCCTCGTCGACGAGCAAGTCATCGATGCGCTCTATCGCGCATCAGCGGCGGGTGTCTCGGTTCAGGTCGTCGTACGCGGAATCTGCGCACTGAAGCCTGGCGTGCCCGGTCTGAGTGAGAACATCGAAGTACGTTCCATTCTCGGTAGATTCCTCGAGCACTCGCGCGTACTGAATTTTCGGGGTGCCGATGAGTTCTGGATCGGAAGCGCGGACATGATGCACCGAAATCTCGACCGTCGCGTCGAAGTCATGGCGCAGGTGAAGGATCCACGCCTGACCCATCAGCTGGACGAAATTTTCGAGTCTGCTCTGGATCCGACAACTCGTTGCTGGGAACTGAGAGCGGACGGCGGATGGGCGGCGTCCCCCGCCCATGGCGAGAAGGTCCGTGAACACCAACAGGAATTGATGCGTAGTCGTCGAAACCAGGCTTCGTAA